The following proteins are encoded in a genomic region of Salminus brasiliensis chromosome 17, fSalBra1.hap2, whole genome shotgun sequence:
- the LOC140538432 gene encoding C2 calcium-dependent domain-containing protein 4C, with the protein MWVLDKIRSSVENNAPRQGEAGDKQEKAPIYSNVLTPDKIPDFFIPPKLVSCPPEAETPDVKPKEGLRPSTSEQTIGNKIISSPRSPRLVSKLAGDTKNLLRAANRHIIQIESADEVVAGDTNADPQSQTAMSLPYIPKTQTSYGFATLMESPHTRRKESLFHCDHTSPVTSPNTQRKSQGKSSTEGSHLNPVDFNASHISPYRYFSGGESDTCSSAESSPFSSPLLSRSASLLKIFTHETQAKVVKAKRTFARHSSLSTDECSSAEPSPNVPRRVHTSMGGGPLDHLHGRDRQQREHTVNLHKGGTIRLCADYDAGTARLRIRIVAAEDLYDQMFDMKSINCCVSLYLNPGKLQKQRSNIIKNSRNPVFNEDFFFDSVSSAQVKTLALKIKVVNKGTSLKRDSLLGEREVPLGKLLPGL; encoded by the coding sequence ATGTGGGTTCTGGACAAAATCCGGAGTTCAGTGGAGAACAACGCGCCCCGCCAGGGGGAGGCAGGCGACAAACAGGAAAAAGCCCCCATCTACAGTAACGTCCTCACCCCTGACAAGATCCCTGACTTTTTCATCCCACCGAAACTGGTCAGCTGCCCACCAGAGGCTGAAACACCGGATGTCAAACCCAAAGAAGGTCTGCGGCCGTCCACCTCAGAGCAGACCATCGGCAACAAAATCATCAGCAGCCCTCGGAGTCCCCGTCTGGTCAGCAAGCTGGCTGGAGACACCAAGAACCTTCTGAGGGCCGCCAACCGTCACATCATTCAGATTGAAAGTGCTGATGAAGTCGTCGCTGGTGATACCAATGCCGATCCGCAGTCCCAGACGGCTATGTCTCTACCCTATATTCCAAAGACTCAGACCTCCTATGGGTTTGCCACACTAATGGAGAGTCCCCACACTCGCCGGAAAGAATCCCTGTTCCACTGTGACCACACGAGTCCGGTCACCTCCCCGAACACCCAACGCAAGTCCCAGGGCAAGAGCAGCACCGAAGGCAGCCACCTGAACCCGGTGGATTTCAACGCGTCTCACATCAGCCCGTACCGTTACTTCAGCGGGGGCGAGAGCGATACCTGCTCCTCTGCGGAATCATCCCCATTCAGCTCCCCTTTGCTGTCCCGCTCCGCCTCTCTGCTCAAGATCTTCACTCACGAGACCCAGGCCAAGGTGGTCAAGGCCAAGAGAACGTTCGCCCGGCACAGTTCGCTCTCCACAGACGAGTGCAGCTCAGCAGAGCCCAGCCCCAACGTGCCCAGACGGGTTCACACCTCTATGGGAGGTGGTCCCCTGGACCATCTGCATGGAAGAGACAGGCAGCAAAGAGAGCACACGGTCAACTTGCACAAAGGTGGCACCATCCGTCTCTGCGCCGACTACGACGCGGGGACAGCACGCCTGAGGATTCGGATCGTAGCGGCCGAGGACCTGTACGACCAGATGTTCGACATGAAGAGCATCAACTGCTGTGTTTCGCTCTACCTCAATCCGGGTAAGCTGCAGAAACAGCGGAGCAATATCATCAAGAACAGCCGCAATCCCGTCTTCAATGAGGACTTCTTCTTTGACTCGGTCAGCTCGGCGCAGGTGAAAACCCTGGCTCTGAAGATCAAAGTGGTGAACAAGGGCACTAGTCTGAAAAGGGACAGCctgctgggagagagagaggttcctCTGGGGAAGCTCCTGCCTGGCCTTTAA